In Polypterus senegalus isolate Bchr_013 chromosome 12, ASM1683550v1, whole genome shotgun sequence, the following are encoded in one genomic region:
- the hps4 gene encoding Hermansky-Pudlak syndrome 4 protein, whose translation MAAQPSTDLKWCNFFFLYDGSKVKGEGDLTRAGISYFYPPQTLLDYQEVLCGQIAGVVQCVSDLSASPPQLIKLRKMKFAIQLDGTFLWVLGCAVELPDISCTRFLKQLMGLFRFYHGSLQRTYQVSSPEVLSSSWERYVEHIQSDTNDLQHVFGALRTVDRNKVEPLLLLKAALILQACQRCPLVTAGCILYKGRVVSSQLPPDIAARILVPSTANCSKVSEDDARTEESEFVGVSTLPVFLTSTETIDLEQHPVNHWNRTSPSLLRRSGMGRLRLSRTLSDIAASDDSIRQGDQLPRAQSPFESNLVASSAGPTFLQQVESSTEMDYLTFSSSSPSTPHKSNDLKAGMSVDHIMPTQNDEESTWPPCLGLETDRATESEGRKFDSPKEMCDVSTENMENNTFLKYTQVIVKPERVDQKQSSNPNHFHDSKENDSTLDTIMTMHVGDLEEKKLTESDLMEDELPEKVCNKHSGAKEHYQESESCKADGELLDLGDTGATVANLLELADKQPNCSAETRVDNIILVSKNITAEEDCEYREEEEQDSTGCFWTTAEGESCDSHDTLVEMQLYLHCVKELTLCLLVRCEFIEDREAMEKVYHSSLASLNGLEVHLREMTSGEQHNARGSYTFAHYDCIQDTLTTNLSMAGATRPQQTFVRAAALLHSDFTCNTSLHETIVRNASTAVYGIQNATQETFFQQLMAPQKNSGIPNPQDSAFSLPGKAKQKLLKHGVNLL comes from the exons ATGGCTGCCCAGCCTTCCACTGATTTAAAGTG gtgcaatttttttttcctgtatgaTGGATCCAAGGTTAAAGGTGAAGGAGATCTCACCAGAGCTGGAATTTCCTATTTCTACCCACCACAG ACACTTCTTGATTATCAGGAGGTGCTATGTGGCCAAATTGCTGGTGTCGTCCAGTGTGTCTCTGACTTGTCTGCCTCTCCACCACAGCTCATCAAATTGCGCAAGATGAAATTTGCCATTCAACTTGATGGAACCTTCTTGTGG GTGCTGGGGTGTGCAGTTGAGCTTCCTGACATCAGCTGTACTCGTTTCCTGAAGCAGCTGATGGGACTGTTCCGCTTTTATCATGGCTCCTTGCAGAGGACCTACCAG GTCAGTTCACCAGAGGTGCTCTCAAGCAGCTGGGAGCGCTATGTGGAACACATTCAGAGTGATACCAATGATCTCCAGCATGTGTTTGGTGCCCTTAGAACTGTGGATCGAAACAAG GTGGAACCACTTCTGCTCCTTAAAGCTGCCCTAATTCTGCAAGCTTGTCAGCGGTGCCCTCTAGTAACTGCTGGGTGTATATTGTACAAGGGACG GGTTGTCAGCTCGCAACTTCCCCCAGACATCGCAGCCAGGATCCTGGTTCCAAGCACCGCAAATTGCAGCAAG GTCAGTGAGGATGACGCACGAACAGAAGAATCCGAGTTTGTGGGTGTTAGCACGCTACCTGTATTCCTAACTTCAACAGAAACTATAGACCTTGAGCAGCACCCTGTAAACCACTGGAACAG GACATCACCTTCTTTACTTCGAAGATCTGGAATGGGGAGATTACGTCTTTCCAGAACACTGTCAGACATTGCTGCCTCAGATGATTCCATCAGGCAAGGTGATCAACTACCAAGAGCTCAAAGTCCTTTTGAAAGTAACTTGGTGGCATCCTCTGCTGGACCTACTTTCCTGCAGCAGGTAGAGTCTTCCACTGAAATGGACTACCTGACCTTTTCCAGCTCCAGTCCCAGTACACCCCATAAAAGTAATGATCTTAAAGCTGGTATGTCTGTTGACCACATTATGCCCACCCAAAATGATGAAGAATCAACTTGGCCACCTTGTCTTGGACTGGAGACAGACAGGGCCACTGAATCAGAAGGAAGGAAGTTTGACAGTCCCAAAGAAATGTGTGATGTGAGCACAGAGAATATGGAAAATAACACATTCCTTAAGTACACACAGGTGATAGTGAAACCTGAACGGGTTGATCAAAAACAGTCCAGCAATCCAAATCACTTTCATGATTCCAAAGAAAACGACAGTACTCTTGATACAATCATGACAATGCATGTTGGTGATCTGGAGGAGAAGAAGCTGACTGAGAGTGACCTAATGGAAGATGAGCTGCCAGAGAAGGTCTGCAATAAGCACTCGGGGGCAAAGGAGCATTACCAAGAATCAGAGTCATGCAAAGCAGATGGTGAGCTTCTGGATTTGGGGGACACAGGAGCCACTGTTGCTAATCTATTGGAGCTTGCTGATAAGCAGCCTAATTGCAGTGCAGAAACCAGGGTAGACAACATTATATTAGTTTCCAAAAACATAACGGCAGAAGAAGACTGTGAGTAcagagaagaagaggaacaggACAGCACAGGATGCTTTTGGACTACAGCCGAAGGGGAGAGTTGCGATTCCCATGACACCTTAGTAGAGATGCAGCTTTATTTGCATTGTGTGAAGGAACTAACCTTATGCCTGCTGGTCAGGTGTGAGTTCATAGAAGATCGAGAAGCCATGGAAAAAGTG TACCACAGCAGTCTTGCTTCTCTGAATGGACTGGAGGTGCACTTGCGGGAGATGACTTCAGGGGAGCAGCATAATGCAAGGGGTAGCTACACATTTGCTCACTATGACTGCATTCAGGACACACTCACCA CAAATTTGTCCATGGCTGGTGCAACACGCCCACAGCAGACTTTTGTGCGGGCAGCTGCTCTGCTCCACAGTGATTTCACATGTAACACATCCCTGCATGAGACTATTGTGAG AAATGCCTCAACTGCTGTCTATGGCATTCAAAACGCCACACAAGAGACTTTCTTTCAACAGTTGATGGCACCCCAGAAGAATTCTGGCATCCCTAATCCCCAAGACAGTGCTTTCTCTCTCCCAGGTAAAGCTAAACAGAAATTGCTAAAACATGGTGTTAATCTGTTATAA
- the asphd2 gene encoding aspartate beta-hydroxylase domain-containing protein 2, with the protein MEWSLDSLRDLVAGGIHAVRDCEASALATVACLMLLFIWYCYRVGQEQPTASPRSYRAVVGASMASILQRPHNNVEGSQNGYAYCQSLECFRCTSHGEGLNQRLYLNLQDYAKRYTWSGMGRVYKGVREQGRYLANRPSIQKPEVFFLPDLPTAPYFSREAQKHDVELLERSFPTLLAEFEAIYQAFSNCSLPPQGWKANNTPHGDWYTFYLVNQGVSVPMNCRRCPRTYRILGSLRTFIGNNVFGNACFSVLTPGTLITEHYGPTNVRIRCHLGLRIPAGCELVVGGEPQCWAEGSCLLFDDSFLHTAFHEGSAEDGPRVVFMVDLWHPNVAAAERQALDYIFSPGR; encoded by the exons ATGGAATGGTCATTAGATAGTTTAAGAGACCTGGTAGCAGGTGGCATACATGCAGTCCGGGACTGTGAAGCCAGTGCTCTAGCTACTGTGGCCTGTTTGATGCTGCTTTTTATCTGGTACTGCTATCGTGTAGGTCAAGAGCAACCAACAGCTTCTCCCCGAAGCTATAGGGCAGTTGTGGGGGCCTCCATGGCATCCATTCTTCAGAGGCCGCATAATAATGTGGAGGGCTCCCAGAATGGTTATGCGTACTGCCAGTCCCTGGAATGTTTTCGATGCACATCACACGGTGAGGGACTTAACCAGAGATTATACCTCAACCTTCAGGATTATGCCAAAAGATACACTTGGTCCGGCATGGGCCGGGTATACAAAGGAGTGAGGGAGCAGGGTCGCTATCTTGCAAACCGTCCATCCATCCAGAAGCCAGAAGTATTCTTTTTGCCGGATCTGCCTACTGCTCCCTACTTCTCACGAGAGGCTCAGAAACATGACGTTGAGCTGCTGGAACGAAGTTTTCCCACACTGCTTGCAGAATTTGAGGCAATCTATCAAGCATTCTCCAACTGCAGCCTACCACCACAGGGTTGGAAAGCCAACAACACGCCACATGGTGATTGGTACACATTCTATCTGGTGAATCAGGGTGTTTCTGTTCCCATGAACTGCCGACGTTGCCCAAGAACATACCGTATCCTTGGTTCTCTGCGCACTTTCATTGGGAACAATGTATTCGGAAATGCCTGTTTCTCTGTGCTGACACCTGGAACACTCATTACTGAACACTATGGGCCCACCAATGTACGCATCCGCTGTCACTTGG GCCTCAGGATCCCTGCTGGCTGTGAGCTAGTAGTTGGGGGTGAACCACAGTGCTGGGCAGAAGGCAGCTGCCTACTTTTCGATGATTCTTTTCTGCACACAGCTTTTCATGAAG GAAGTGCAGAGGACGGCCCTCGAGTGGTCttcatggtggacctgtggcatCCAAATGTGGCAGCGGCTGAGCGACAGGCCCTGGACTACATTTTTAGCCCTGGGCGGTGA